One window from the genome of Acinetobacter sp. LoGeW2-3 encodes:
- a CDS encoding 3-hydroxybenzoate 6-monooxygenase — translation MSIDQRPILIAGGGIGGFAAALALTKQGFKVKVFEQAPEIGEIGAGIQLGPNAFHAFDALGIGEIARGKAVYTDYMVMHDALDEYQVGKIPTDERFRERFGNPYAVIHRADIHGSLVEGASKVGDLEVITDCRIRSVSQTEDEVSITDQHGNTYVGQALIGADGVKSVVRETLVGDPALVTGHVVYRAVVPKEEFPDNLKWNAASIWVGPNCHLVHYPLRGGEEYNVVVTFHSLQQEEWGVTDGSKEEVLSYFEGICPKARQLIELPKCWKRWATADREPISQWTFGRITLLGDAAHPTTQYMAQGACMALEDAVTLGEALRVCNNDIHQAFDLYQKSRIARTARIVLSSREMGKLYHAHGVQRLIRNDLWRGRSAERFYDAMEWLYGWKVENCLVAAEHFQGKVA, via the coding sequence ATGAGTATTGATCAACGTCCTATTTTAATCGCAGGTGGCGGTATCGGTGGTTTCGCAGCAGCATTGGCACTGACGAAACAAGGCTTCAAAGTCAAAGTATTTGAACAGGCACCAGAAATTGGTGAGATTGGTGCCGGCATCCAGTTAGGTCCAAATGCCTTCCATGCTTTCGATGCTTTAGGTATCGGTGAGATTGCCCGTGGTAAAGCAGTCTATACTGACTATATGGTGATGCATGATGCGTTGGATGAATACCAAGTGGGTAAAATTCCAACTGATGAACGCTTCCGTGAACGTTTCGGTAACCCGTATGCGGTAATTCACCGTGCCGATATCCATGGTTCATTGGTTGAAGGCGCATCTAAAGTGGGTGATCTGGAAGTGATTACCGATTGCCGTATTCGGTCTGTATCCCAAACTGAAGATGAAGTATCAATTACCGATCAACATGGCAATACTTATGTCGGTCAGGCTTTGATTGGTGCGGACGGTGTGAAATCAGTTGTACGTGAAACTTTAGTAGGCGATCCAGCACTTGTAACGGGTCATGTGGTGTATCGTGCAGTTGTGCCGAAAGAAGAATTCCCGGATAACCTGAAATGGAACGCAGCAAGTATCTGGGTTGGGCCAAACTGTCACCTTGTGCATTACCCATTACGTGGCGGTGAAGAATACAACGTGGTTGTGACTTTCCATAGCCTTCAGCAGGAAGAGTGGGGCGTAACAGACGGTTCTAAAGAAGAAGTCCTCTCTTACTTCGAAGGCATCTGTCCAAAAGCACGTCAGCTTATTGAGCTGCCAAAATGCTGGAAACGTTGGGCGACTGCAGACCGTGAACCAATTTCACAATGGACCTTTGGTCGAATTACATTATTGGGCGATGCCGCGCATCCTACCACGCAATATATGGCACAAGGTGCATGTATGGCACTTGAAGATGCGGTGACCTTGGGTGAAGCACTTCGTGTCTGCAATAACGATATCCATCAAGCCTTTGACCTGTATCAAAAATCACGTATTGCCCGTACGGCGCGTATTGTGTTGTCTTCACGAGAAATGGGCAAACTTTACCATGCGCATGGTGTACAACGTCTGATTCGCAATGACTTATGGCGTGGCCGTTCAGCAGAACGTTTCTACGATGCAATGGAATGGTTATACGGCTGGAAAGTTGAAAACTGTCTGGTTGCTGCAGAGCATTTTCAAGGAAAAGTAGCATGA
- a CDS encoding LysE family translocator, with translation MIENWLFILAVIAVLMIPGPGNALVASAAHQHGQARTSLYMPAILLGYFYAINVWALLIHLAVPIWPNFQGMLHILSSITVGWMTFRLFKAKQLEQHNHKHPMIRPWQMFTATLKNPKAALFAAGILPMATWESPTNFVLVFAIFSLVTLPVFVFWMSFGQAILAGESEKIKTDLVYKGSVLFLLLCLIPLIISIFN, from the coding sequence ATGATCGAAAACTGGCTATTTATTTTGGCTGTGATTGCAGTATTGATGATTCCCGGACCGGGCAATGCACTGGTTGCAAGTGCTGCACATCAACATGGTCAGGCCAGAACCAGTTTATATATGCCTGCCATTCTGCTGGGCTATTTCTATGCCATTAATGTCTGGGCTCTACTGATTCATCTTGCAGTGCCGATCTGGCCAAATTTCCAAGGCATGCTGCATATATTGAGTTCGATTACCGTCGGCTGGATGACCTTCCGCCTGTTTAAAGCCAAACAGCTGGAACAACATAACCATAAGCACCCGATGATACGACCTTGGCAGATGTTTACTGCGACTTTAAAAAATCCCAAAGCAGCTTTATTTGCTGCGGGTATCTTGCCTATGGCGACCTGGGAAAGTCCCACCAATTTTGTACTGGTCTTTGCGATATTTAGTCTAGTGACGTTACCGGTGTTTGTGTTCTGGATGTCCTTCGGTCAGGCAATTCTGGCAGGAGAATCTGAAAAAATAAAAACCGACCTGGTTTATAAAGGGTCGGTTCTGTTTTTGCTGCTATGCTTAATTCCGCTGATTATCAGTATCTTTAACTGA
- a CDS encoding DedA family protein: protein MELLDFILHVDDHLLEFITNYGVWIYAILFLIIFVETGLVVMPFLPGDSLLFAAGALAASTGAMDPWVLIPLLFLAAALGDTLNYHIGKFIGPRVFEIESRFINKKHLLATQQFFAKHGGKTIIFARFVPFARTFAPFVAGAGSMNYKFFLSYNVIGAFLWISSFVILGYLFGNMPIVKDNFTHLIFGIIIISVLPGIFGFIQQKLKKNKMA, encoded by the coding sequence GGGGTGTGGATTTATGCAATTCTTTTCCTGATTATCTTTGTAGAAACGGGACTGGTGGTGATGCCATTCCTGCCGGGCGACAGTTTGTTATTTGCTGCAGGTGCATTGGCAGCTTCAACGGGTGCTATGGATCCATGGGTACTGATTCCACTTCTATTCCTTGCAGCAGCATTAGGCGATACCCTGAACTATCATATCGGCAAGTTTATTGGACCACGTGTCTTTGAAATTGAATCGCGCTTTATTAATAAAAAGCATCTGTTAGCGACACAGCAGTTCTTTGCTAAACATGGCGGTAAAACCATTATTTTTGCCCGTTTTGTGCCTTTTGCCCGTACCTTTGCACCTTTCGTAGCCGGTGCTGGCAGCATGAATTACAAATTCTTCCTGAGCTATAACGTGATTGGCGCTTTTTTGTGGATCAGCTCATTTGTGATTCTGGGTTATCTGTTTGGCAATATGCCAATCGTGAAAGATAACTTTACCCATCTGATCTTCGGTATCATCATTATCAGTGTATTGCCAGGTATCTTTGGCTTTATTCAGCAAAAGCTGAAAAAGAACAAAATGGCTTAA
- a CDS encoding ParA family protein gives MRTRVVFNQKGGVGKSSIAVNLAAISAHQGHKTLLIDLDPQANSSQYLLGDDATYSGDKPALEPNIENYFDEVLGSQQNKSLIGNAIGSILKTRSKGLESYVHQSPFKHLDVIPASPSLGTLAHALESKHKIYKLRDALQQLSGQYERVFIDTPPAFNFFTLSALIAADRVLIPFDCDVFSKRALHTLIENVIETQDDHNDRLEIEGIVVNQFQAQAKLPRDVVQQLKDEGLPVLDNMLPPSVIMKESHQKNQPLIHLATDHKLTQAYQSLFNEIEQK, from the coding sequence ATGCGTACACGTGTGGTGTTTAACCAAAAGGGTGGCGTGGGGAAGTCGAGTATTGCTGTGAATCTGGCAGCGATCAGTGCACATCAGGGCCATAAAACCCTATTGATTGACCTCGATCCACAGGCCAATTCCAGTCAGTATCTGCTTGGCGATGATGCGACCTATTCGGGAGATAAACCTGCATTAGAACCCAATATTGAAAACTATTTTGATGAGGTGCTAGGCAGCCAGCAAAACAAGAGCCTAATAGGTAATGCCATCGGCTCGATTCTGAAAACCCGTTCCAAAGGGCTAGAAAGCTATGTGCACCAGTCGCCCTTTAAACATCTGGATGTTATTCCAGCCAGTCCAAGCCTAGGTACACTGGCACATGCACTAGAATCCAAACACAAAATCTATAAGCTACGCGATGCTTTGCAGCAGCTGTCAGGTCAGTATGAGCGGGTATTTATTGATACACCGCCAGCTTTTAATTTCTTTACTTTATCGGCGCTGATTGCGGCAGATCGGGTATTGATTCCTTTTGACTGTGATGTGTTCTCCAAACGCGCGCTGCATACCCTGATTGAAAATGTGATCGAAACCCAGGACGATCATAATGACCGTCTGGAAATTGAAGGCATTGTGGTGAATCAGTTCCAGGCGCAAGCCAAATTGCCACGTGATGTGGTTCAGCAGCTCAAAGATGAGGGCTTGCCAGTGCTAGATAATATGCTGCCGCCATCAGTGATCATGAAGGAATCACATCAGAAAAATCAGCCCTTAATTCATCTGGCTACTGATCATAAATTGACTCAGGCCTATCAATCGTTGTTCAATGAGATTGAGCAAAAATAA
- a CDS encoding cupin domain-containing protein yields the protein MEQLATLEDLPKEYVSNLTDSNLVPLWPSLRNVLPPLQPIPQTQVTAWHFKDIKPLLLQAGELTPIEKAERRVLVLANPGHGLENMKATSSIYLGMQLLLPNEWAPSHRHTPNAVRLIVEGTGAYTTVEGQKCMMEHGDLILTPSGLWHEHGHDGNEPVIWLDVLDLPLVYYMEASFVEGGDVQEVKGTDRSHHYGKGIVPSVHFVRENSGYPLLRYSWKNAKQVLDDLANDSSHQGPAQISYVNPETGEDCQKIIGYSAIRLAPNEVVQLKRRSAAQVFHVIEGQMQIDINEYSHELSRSDTACAPCFAQIDLINNGDEPCYIFVADEAPLQKKLGLYSTRARI from the coding sequence ATGGAACAACTCGCAACATTAGAAGATTTACCGAAAGAGTATGTCTCAAATTTGACGGATTCGAATCTTGTCCCACTTTGGCCAAGTCTCCGTAATGTATTACCACCGCTGCAACCCATTCCTCAGACTCAAGTCACGGCTTGGCACTTTAAGGACATCAAGCCTTTATTGCTGCAAGCGGGTGAGTTAACCCCAATTGAAAAAGCTGAACGTCGTGTACTGGTGTTGGCAAATCCAGGCCATGGTCTGGAAAACATGAAAGCGACTTCTTCTATCTATTTAGGCATGCAATTATTACTGCCGAATGAATGGGCGCCGTCACATCGTCATACCCCAAATGCAGTCCGTCTGATTGTAGAAGGTACGGGTGCATACACGACTGTAGAAGGCCAGAAATGCATGATGGAGCACGGTGACTTAATCCTGACGCCATCAGGTTTATGGCATGAACATGGTCACGATGGTAATGAACCCGTGATCTGGCTGGATGTACTGGATCTACCGCTAGTGTATTACATGGAAGCTTCTTTTGTAGAAGGTGGTGATGTGCAGGAAGTGAAGGGCACTGACCGCAGTCATCATTATGGCAAAGGCATTGTACCAAGCGTGCATTTTGTTCGTGAAAACTCTGGCTATCCATTGCTGCGCTATTCATGGAAAAACGCAAAACAGGTACTTGATGACCTAGCAAATGATTCAAGCCATCAAGGGCCTGCGCAAATCAGTTATGTCAACCCTGAAACTGGGGAAGACTGTCAAAAAATTATTGGCTATTCGGCGATCCGTTTAGCACCGAATGAAGTGGTACAGCTGAAACGTCGTTCTGCAGCTCAAGTATTCCACGTGATTGAAGGTCAAATGCAGATCGATATCAATGAATACAGCCACGAACTCTCTCGTTCAGATACCGCATGTGCACCTTGTTTTGCACAAATTGATTTAATCAATAACGGTGATGAGCCTTGTTATATCTTTGTTGCCGATGAAGCACCTTTACAGAAAAAGTTAGGTCTTTATTCGACACGCGCACGCATCTAA
- the maiA gene encoding maleylacetoacetate isomerase, which produces MKLYGFFRSGTSHRLRIALNLKGLSYEQVSVSLAKNQHHQEDFKALNPQGLVPVLETEQGLLTQSPAIIEWLEEVYPEVALLPKDPFEKAKVRALAAIVGCDIHPINNKRVLEYLRNNLGQDENQVLAWCAEWISKGFEALEALLQQDQTRQNFCYGNSATLADVYLIPQVYSAKRFKVDLTPYPTIVSIYEHCMQLEAFQKADPAQQADAI; this is translated from the coding sequence ATGAAACTCTATGGCTTTTTCCGTAGCGGAACTTCACACCGTCTAAGAATTGCACTCAACCTGAAAGGCTTAAGCTACGAACAGGTGTCTGTATCACTGGCGAAAAACCAGCATCATCAAGAGGATTTTAAAGCATTGAACCCTCAGGGTTTGGTGCCAGTGCTGGAAACAGAACAAGGCTTATTAACGCAAAGCCCAGCAATTATTGAATGGTTAGAAGAAGTATATCCAGAAGTCGCACTTCTTCCAAAAGACCCATTTGAAAAAGCTAAAGTCCGTGCTTTGGCAGCAATTGTGGGCTGTGATATTCACCCGATTAATAACAAGCGTGTGCTTGAGTATCTTCGCAACAATCTTGGTCAAGATGAAAACCAGGTATTGGCATGGTGTGCTGAATGGATTTCTAAAGGTTTTGAGGCTTTGGAAGCTCTATTACAGCAAGATCAGACACGACAAAACTTCTGTTATGGCAACAGTGCAACATTGGCAGATGTGTATTTGATTCCGCAAGTCTATTCAGCAAAACGCTTTAAGGTGGATTTAACCCCTTATCCAACGATTGTTTCGATTTATGAGCATTGCATGCAGTTGGAGGCTTTCCAAAAAGCGGATCCTGCACAACAAGCAGATGCAATCTAA
- a CDS encoding BolA family protein: protein MSIEQVLRERLATLSPSHLEVVNESSGHGGYYPGKESHFKAVIVSEAFAGLRQVQRHQKVYAAVGDLLSPEKIHALAIHAFLPEEWVGQDTTSPECAHAPKN, encoded by the coding sequence ATGAGCATTGAACAAGTATTAAGGGAACGTCTGGCTACCTTGTCTCCATCTCATCTTGAGGTGGTGAATGAGTCTTCTGGTCATGGTGGTTATTACCCAGGTAAAGAATCACACTTTAAAGCAGTGATTGTCAGTGAAGCCTTTGCCGGCCTACGTCAGGTGCAGCGTCATCAGAAAGTTTATGCAGCAGTAGGGGACTTGTTGAGCCCGGAAAAAATCCATGCGCTAGCGATCCATGCGTTCCTTCCAGAAGAGTGGGTCGGTCAGGATACCACCAGTCCAGAATGCGCTCATGCCCCGAAAAACTAA
- a CDS encoding SirB2 family protein — METQLLVKIIHMSAASLAIVAILARAFTLFVGTQGNLPNPIARKLFVALQHLALAVIALTGVIALVMKNFEVQPWFYAKVILFLVLVSSLMKAYKKDDSVLLVQRRAGLVVAIISLAAIMALVIIKPTFG, encoded by the coding sequence ATGGAAACCCAATTACTCGTCAAGATTATCCATATGTCTGCAGCCAGCCTGGCAATTGTTGCAATTCTGGCACGTGCATTTACCTTGTTTGTAGGTACCCAGGGCAATTTACCTAATCCAATTGCACGCAAGCTATTTGTTGCCTTGCAGCATCTGGCACTTGCCGTGATTGCCCTGACTGGTGTCATTGCGCTGGTCATGAAGAATTTTGAGGTACAGCCCTGGTTCTATGCCAAGGTCATTTTATTCCTGGTACTGGTTTCATCATTGATGAAAGCCTATAAAAAAGACGATTCAGTGCTCCTGGTTCAGCGTCGTGCTGGCTTGGTTGTTGCTATCATTTCATTAGCTGCAATTATGGCACTGGTGATTATTAAGCCAACTTTTGGCTAA
- a CDS encoding fumarylacetoacetate hydrolase family protein, producing MSFVFEPIETAALPIVDSEQQYPVRRVYCVGRNYAAHAREMGFDPDREPPFFFCKPNDKESVVPVPAGQAVDLPYPTQTSNYHYEIELVVAIGKDGKDISVEDAKDYIFGYAVGLDMTRRDLQMGMREKGRPWEIGKAFDFSAPIGPIHPISATGEINQADIHLTVNGKTEQRSDVSHLIWDVSETIANLSTLFELKAGDLIFTGTPEGVGAVVKGDVMRAEVAGLTGITVNVI from the coding sequence ATGTCATTTGTATTTGAACCGATTGAAACTGCTGCATTGCCGATTGTAGATTCTGAACAGCAATATCCAGTACGCCGTGTGTACTGTGTAGGTCGTAACTATGCTGCGCATGCACGTGAAATGGGCTTCGATCCAGATCGTGAACCACCATTCTTCTTCTGCAAACCAAATGATAAGGAATCAGTTGTGCCAGTACCTGCAGGTCAGGCCGTTGATCTTCCATACCCAACCCAAACGTCAAACTACCATTACGAAATCGAGCTTGTAGTAGCGATTGGTAAAGATGGTAAAGACATTTCAGTTGAAGACGCGAAAGACTACATTTTTGGTTATGCGGTCGGTCTGGACATGACTCGCCGTGACTTGCAAATGGGTATGCGTGAAAAAGGCCGTCCATGGGAAATTGGTAAAGCATTCGACTTCTCTGCACCCATTGGTCCAATTCACCCAATTTCTGCCACAGGCGAAATCAATCAAGCGGACATTCACTTAACTGTGAACGGTAAAACTGAACAACGCAGTGATGTGAGCCATCTAATTTGGGATGTATCAGAAACGATTGCCAATCTTTCAACTTTGTTTGAATTAAAAGCTGGTGACTTAATTTTCACAGGTACACCAGAAGGCGTTGGTGCAGTTGTGAAAGGTGATGTAATGCGTGCGGAAGTCGCAGGCTTAACTGGTATCACTGTAAATGTAATCTAA
- a CDS encoding MFS transporter produces MSQNQQSIDVQSFIDRNPLSRSQKLIMWLCFIIVAIDGFDTAAVGFIAPALKAEWALEATSLAPLFGAGLFGLMAGALVFGPLSDKLGRKTILIGSIFVFGLASLISAFATDLNSLIFWRFVTGLGLGGAMPNAITLTSEYSPTRRRSNLVTLMFCGFTIGSALGGILSAQLLPSIGWHGILMIGGIAPLATIPFLLLFLPESLKFLVLKNKAQEKIDKIVCKIAPHVVNPPRLVPTPNETNKTGIRDLFSRQYALGTFLIWCTFFMSLLIIYLISSWMPTMLTNHGFNLENASWVTSVFQVGGTIGAIVIGYMMDKTDSTKVLSMAYILGAVFLVCLGFGIENAMMPLLLLGMFGVGIGISGSQVGVNAFSSSFYPTHCRATGVSWANAVGRSGSVVGSVIGGWLMSLNLTTFEILSLLAIPALFAAFALFMLKQMKKKAVKSEYAAVAQS; encoded by the coding sequence ATGTCTCAGAATCAGCAATCGATCGATGTACAAAGCTTCATTGATCGCAATCCACTTTCCCGTTCACAAAAACTCATTATGTGGCTCTGCTTTATCATCGTGGCAATCGATGGTTTTGATACAGCTGCTGTCGGCTTTATTGCACCCGCGTTAAAAGCTGAATGGGCATTAGAAGCGACCAGTCTGGCACCATTATTTGGTGCGGGTTTATTTGGTTTGATGGCCGGTGCATTGGTGTTTGGACCACTTTCCGATAAATTGGGCCGTAAAACGATTTTGATTGGTTCCATCTTTGTCTTTGGTCTGGCCAGTCTCATCTCTGCATTTGCAACAGATTTAAACTCACTGATTTTCTGGCGCTTTGTGACAGGCCTAGGTTTAGGCGGGGCAATGCCAAATGCGATTACCTTGACCTCTGAATATAGCCCAACCCGCCGTCGTTCTAATCTTGTGACTTTAATGTTCTGTGGTTTTACCATTGGTTCTGCATTGGGTGGCATTCTATCTGCACAACTGCTTCCGAGTATCGGTTGGCATGGGATTCTGATGATTGGTGGGATTGCGCCACTGGCAACCATTCCTTTCTTACTTCTATTCCTTCCTGAGTCACTTAAATTCCTGGTGCTAAAAAATAAAGCCCAAGAAAAAATTGATAAAATTGTCTGTAAAATTGCACCACATGTTGTAAATCCTCCACGTTTGGTGCCAACACCAAATGAAACCAATAAAACCGGTATTCGTGACTTATTTAGCCGTCAATATGCGCTGGGTACTTTCCTGATCTGGTGCACTTTCTTCATGAGCCTGTTGATCATCTATTTGATTTCAAGCTGGATGCCAACCATGTTGACCAATCACGGTTTTAATCTTGAAAATGCATCTTGGGTAACTTCAGTATTCCAGGTGGGCGGTACGATTGGTGCGATTGTTATTGGCTACATGATGGATAAAACGGATTCAACCAAAGTGTTGAGCATGGCTTACATCCTAGGTGCAGTCTTCCTGGTGTGCTTAGGATTTGGTATCGAAAATGCCATGATGCCATTGTTACTTTTAGGCATGTTTGGTGTAGGGATTGGCATCAGCGGTTCACAAGTCGGTGTCAACGCGTTTTCATCAAGTTTCTATCCAACCCACTGTCGTGCAACAGGTGTAAGCTGGGCAAATGCAGTCGGCCGTTCTGGTTCAGTGGTAGGTTCGGTGATTGGTGGCTGGTTGATGTCATTAAACCTGACGACATTTGAAATTCTATCCTTGCTGGCTATTCCTGCACTCTTTGCCGCCTTTGCATTGTTTATGTTGAAACAGATGAAGAAAAAAGCTGTCAAATCGGAATATGCAGCAGTTGCTCAAAGCTAA